The following proteins are co-located in the Bradyrhizobium sp. AZCC 2176 genome:
- a CDS encoding cytochrome c — protein MTAPSRIVASIVAIVLLGGAAAAFAIVWRPAIAAVEPPGPLAFDATLVKRGRDLAAIGNCGNCHTVRGANNFAGGLPVPTPFGTIFSSNITPDAETGIGRWSEAAFRRAMRSGVNRAGQHLYPTFPYDHFTNVSDEDDRALYAFLMTRQPVRASARENQLSFPFNQRFAIAGWKLLFLRHDTYQPDPKQSAEWNRGAYLAEGLAHCGACHTPRNALGAERGSAQFAGGDVDNWRAYALNDQSHAPVPWDADALFAYLRDGWHPDHGTARGPMAEVVSNLSSVPSSDVRAIAVYMAGISGTPTPERKRQGEAALEQAKSSSVESSSVEPSSIPASQANAAGASIYAAACASCHASGRPLPYGGVNLALSTAIASPDPRNLANIVLSGVQAIEGERSPIMPGFAASMTDAQVSALLRYLRARFSNQPPWSGVEKTVQDARRAQTVFLLTSSAPRNEPAGPQQREKP, from the coding sequence ATGACGGCACCGTCCCGAATTGTCGCCAGCATCGTTGCCATCGTGCTGCTTGGTGGCGCGGCGGCGGCCTTTGCAATCGTATGGCGCCCGGCGATTGCGGCGGTCGAGCCTCCCGGGCCGCTGGCCTTCGATGCCACCCTCGTCAAACGAGGTCGCGACCTGGCAGCGATCGGCAATTGCGGCAATTGCCATACCGTGCGCGGGGCTAATAACTTTGCCGGCGGTCTGCCGGTGCCGACCCCGTTCGGCACGATCTTCTCTTCGAACATCACGCCGGATGCGGAGACGGGAATCGGGCGATGGTCGGAAGCAGCATTTCGGCGTGCGATGCGCTCCGGCGTCAATCGTGCAGGCCAGCACCTTTATCCGACATTTCCATACGATCACTTCACCAATGTCAGCGACGAGGATGACCGGGCGCTCTATGCCTTCCTGATGACGCGGCAGCCCGTCCGCGCGTCGGCGCGCGAAAACCAGCTTTCCTTCCCGTTCAACCAGCGGTTCGCCATTGCCGGATGGAAACTGCTCTTCCTTCGTCACGACACCTATCAGCCCGATCCGAAGCAAAGCGCCGAATGGAACCGCGGCGCCTATCTGGCCGAAGGGCTGGCGCATTGCGGCGCCTGCCACACGCCACGCAATGCGCTGGGTGCTGAACGGGGCAGCGCACAGTTTGCCGGCGGCGATGTCGACAACTGGCGCGCCTATGCACTCAACGATCAGTCCCACGCGCCGGTGCCCTGGGATGCTGATGCCTTGTTCGCCTATTTGCGCGACGGCTGGCACCCCGACCACGGCACGGCGCGCGGACCGATGGCGGAGGTGGTCAGTAATCTGTCCTCGGTCCCGTCAAGCGACGTCCGCGCGATCGCGGTCTACATGGCCGGTATATCGGGAACGCCGACGCCGGAGCGCAAACGTCAGGGCGAGGCTGCGCTGGAACAAGCCAAATCATCTTCAGTCGAGTCGTCTTCAGTCGAGCCATCTTCAATCCCTGCTTCCCAAGCCAACGCGGCCGGTGCGTCGATCTACGCTGCTGCCTGCGCGTCGTGCCATGCGAGCGGACGGCCACTGCCTTATGGCGGGGTCAACCTGGCTCTCAGTACCGCGATCGCCAGCCCTGATCCGCGCAATCTCGCCAATATCGTGCTGTCCGGCGTCCAGGCCATCGAAGGCGAACGCAGCCCGATCATGCCCGGATTTGCCGCCAGCATGACCGATGCGCAGGTTTCGGCCTTGTTGCGCTATCTGCGCGCACGGTTCAGCAACCAGCCGCCATGGTCTGGCGTTGAAAAGACGGTTCAAGACGCACGCCGCGCGCAGACCGTATTTCTTCTGACATCGTCCGCGCCGCGTAACGAACCTGCCGGTCCTCAGCAGCGAGAAAAGCCATGA
- the recQ gene encoding DNA helicase RecQ — protein MPAPAALHRDDVPDALSVLNSVFGLPAFRGAQEEIVRHVTDGGNCLVLMPTGGGKSLCYQLPSLLREGCGIVVSPLIALMRDQVAGLLEAGVNAAVLNSTLSFDEASEVERRLLAGDLDLLYVAPERLLTPRCLSLLGQADIALFAIDEAHCVSQWGHDFRPEYIGLSTLAERFPNVPRIALTATADEMTRKEIVTRLGLAGAPSFISSFDRPNIRYEIVEKQNAPAQLKAFISERHAGDAGIVYCLSRAKVEDTAEALTSAGIPALPYHAGLDAGVRARNQDRFINEDGVVIVATIAFGMGIDKPDVRFVAHLDLPKSIEAYYQETGRAGRDGKPSSAWMAYGLSDIVQQRRMIDESTGSDAFKRVSIGKLDALVALAETAGCRRSRLLGYFGEEATSNNCGNCDNCLSPPQLRDGKVAAQKLLSCAYRTGQRFGAMHLIDVLVGRLTERVTQFGHDKLSVFGIGTDHNEKQWRAVIRQLVAMGHLKADSEAFGALKLTESARGVLKGETEVMLREAAPGTRIRAGRAKSRRGDLAPRAETKPADAGLQAALRAWRADIARQRSVPAYVVLHDSTIDGIAAARPSTLNELRNIPGIGDKKLEHYGDELLALVRAADA, from the coding sequence ATGCCTGCTCCCGCCGCCCTTCACCGCGACGATGTTCCCGACGCGCTGTCCGTGCTGAACTCGGTGTTCGGCCTGCCGGCCTTTCGCGGCGCGCAGGAGGAAATCGTCCGGCACGTGACTGATGGCGGCAACTGCCTGGTGCTGATGCCGACCGGCGGCGGCAAGTCGCTGTGTTACCAGTTGCCATCCTTGCTGCGCGAAGGCTGCGGCATCGTGGTGTCACCGCTGATCGCGCTGATGCGCGACCAGGTCGCGGGACTGCTGGAAGCCGGCGTCAACGCGGCGGTGTTGAATTCCACGCTGTCGTTTGATGAAGCCTCGGAAGTCGAGCGGCGGCTGCTGGCCGGCGACCTCGACCTGCTCTACGTCGCGCCCGAGCGGCTTCTGACGCCGCGCTGCCTGTCCTTGCTCGGTCAAGCCGATATCGCACTGTTTGCGATCGACGAGGCGCATTGCGTATCGCAATGGGGACACGATTTCCGCCCTGAGTATATCGGCCTGTCCACGCTCGCCGAACGCTTTCCCAACGTGCCGCGCATTGCACTGACCGCGACCGCCGACGAGATGACGCGCAAGGAGATCGTGACCCGGCTCGGGCTCGCCGGCGCGCCGAGCTTCATCTCGAGTTTCGACCGCCCGAATATCCGCTACGAAATCGTCGAAAAGCAAAATGCGCCGGCCCAGCTCAAGGCCTTTATCAGCGAGCGTCACGCCGGCGATGCCGGCATCGTCTACTGCCTGTCGCGCGCCAAGGTCGAGGACACCGCGGAAGCGCTGACCAGCGCCGGGATCCCCGCCCTGCCCTATCACGCCGGCCTCGACGCCGGCGTTCGTGCCCGCAACCAGGATCGCTTCATCAACGAGGACGGCGTCGTGATCGTCGCCACCATCGCGTTCGGCATGGGCATCGACAAGCCGGACGTGCGCTTCGTAGCGCATCTCGACCTGCCGAAGAGTATCGAGGCCTATTACCAGGAGACCGGGCGTGCCGGGCGCGACGGCAAGCCGTCCAGCGCCTGGATGGCCTATGGCCTGTCCGACATCGTGCAGCAGCGCCGCATGATCGACGAATCCACCGGCTCCGACGCCTTCAAGCGCGTATCGATCGGCAAGCTCGACGCGCTGGTGGCGCTGGCCGAAACCGCGGGCTGCCGGCGCAGCCGCCTTCTCGGCTATTTCGGCGAGGAAGCGACCTCCAACAATTGCGGCAATTGCGACAACTGCCTGTCGCCGCCGCAGCTTCGCGACGGCAAGGTCGCCGCGCAAAAGCTCTTGTCCTGCGCCTACCGCACCGGGCAACGTTTTGGTGCCATGCACCTGATCGACGTGCTGGTCGGCCGCCTGACCGAGCGCGTCACGCAGTTCGGCCATGACAAGCTGTCCGTGTTCGGCATCGGCACTGATCACAACGAAAAGCAATGGCGCGCCGTGATCCGCCAGTTGGTCGCCATGGGCCATCTCAAGGCAGACAGCGAGGCCTTTGGCGCGCTGAAGCTGACGGAAAGCGCACGTGGCGTCCTGAAAGGCGAGACCGAGGTGATGCTGCGCGAAGCGGCGCCCGGCACGCGCATCCGCGCCGGCCGCGCCAAATCAAGGCGCGGCGATCTGGCGCCGCGCGCTGAGACGAAGCCGGCCGATGCCGGCCTGCAGGCGGCGCTACGCGCCTGGCGTGCCGACATCGCGCGCCAGCGCAGCGTGCCGGCCTATGTCGTGCTGCATGATTCGACCATCGACGGGATCGCTGCGGCACGGCCTTCGACGCTCAACGAGCTCCGCAACATCCCGGGCATCGGCGACAAGAAGCTCGAGCATTACGGCGACGAGCTGCTCGCACTGGTGCGGGCGGCCGACGCTTGA
- a CDS encoding 1-aminocyclopropane-1-carboxylate deaminase has protein sequence MLEKFERYPLTFGPTHIEKLERLSQHLGGKVELYAKREDCNSGLAFGGNKLRKLEYIIPDAIASNADTLVSIGGVQSNHTRMVAAVAAKIGMKCRLVQESWVPHEDAVYDRVGNILLSRVMGADVRLVDEGFDIGIRQSWEEAIADVKAKGGKPYAIPAGASVHKYGGLGYVGFAEEVRAQEKELGFAFDYVVVCTVTGSTHAGMLVGFAKDGRARKVIGIDASFTPAQTKAQVLDIARSTAGLVELGREIVDDDCVLIEDYAYPAYGVPSEETKEAIRLCARLEGMITDPVYEGKSMQGMIDLVNKGYFPAGSKVLYAHLGGAPAINGYAYTFRNG, from the coding sequence ATGCTGGAAAAATTCGAACGCTATCCACTCACTTTCGGGCCCACCCATATCGAAAAGCTGGAGCGGTTGTCACAGCATCTCGGCGGCAAGGTCGAGCTCTACGCCAAGCGCGAGGACTGCAATTCGGGGCTTGCCTTCGGCGGCAACAAGCTGCGCAAGCTCGAATACATCATTCCCGATGCGATCGCTTCCAATGCGGACACGCTGGTTTCGATCGGCGGCGTGCAGTCCAACCACACCCGCATGGTCGCAGCGGTTGCAGCCAAGATCGGCATGAAGTGCCGCCTGGTGCAGGAAAGCTGGGTGCCGCATGAGGACGCCGTCTACGACCGCGTCGGCAACATCCTGCTCAGCCGCGTGATGGGTGCCGACGTGCGCCTGGTGGACGAAGGTTTCGACATCGGCATTCGCCAAAGCTGGGAAGAGGCGATTGCGGATGTGAAGGCCAAGGGCGGCAAGCCCTATGCGATCCCGGCGGGCGCCTCCGTGCATAAATATGGCGGGCTCGGCTATGTCGGTTTCGCCGAAGAGGTCCGGGCGCAGGAGAAAGAGCTCGGCTTTGCCTTCGACTACGTCGTGGTCTGCACGGTTACCGGCTCGACCCATGCCGGCATGCTGGTGGGATTTGCCAAGGACGGCCGCGCGCGCAAGGTGATCGGCATCGACGCTTCCTTTACGCCGGCCCAGACCAAGGCCCAGGTGCTTGACATCGCGCGTAGCACCGCAGGCCTCGTCGAGCTCGGCCGCGAGATCGTCGACGACGATTGCGTGCTGATCGAGGACTACGCCTATCCGGCCTATGGCGTTCCCTCCGAGGAGACCAAGGAAGCCATTCGGCTGTGCGCGCGCCTCGAAGGCATGATCACCGATCCGGTCTACGAGGGCAAATCCATGCAGGGCATGATCGACCTCGTGAACAAGGGCTATTTCCCGGCGGGCTCGAAGGTCCTCTACGCCCATCTCGGCGGTGCGCCCGCCATCAACGGATACGCTTACACCTTCCGTAACGGATGA
- a CDS encoding Lrp/AsnC family transcriptional regulator, which produces MSGRLDRTDLKILRLLQNNGRLTNAELAETAGVSAATCHRRTQRLFDEGYIAQVRAMVAPRKVGKGALVMVGVVLDRSTPESFAAFERAIAQLRFVLDCHLVAGDFDYFLKIRVGDMEDFNRIHGEQLIALPGVRQTRTFFVMKEVVDNAPLDF; this is translated from the coding sequence ATGAGCGGCAGGCTCGACCGCACAGACCTTAAGATATTGCGTTTGCTGCAAAATAACGGCCGGCTGACCAATGCCGAGCTGGCCGAAACGGCCGGCGTCAGCGCCGCAACCTGTCACCGCCGCACCCAGCGGCTGTTCGACGAAGGCTATATCGCCCAGGTCAGGGCGATGGTGGCGCCGCGCAAGGTCGGCAAGGGGGCCCTCGTCATGGTCGGCGTGGTGCTCGACCGCTCCACGCCGGAGAGCTTTGCCGCCTTTGAGCGGGCGATCGCGCAACTGAGATTCGTGCTGGATTGCCATCTGGTCGCCGGCGATTTCGACTATTTCCTCAAGATCCGCGTCGGCGACATGGAGGATTTCAACCGCATCCATGGCGAACAACTGATCGCGCTGCCGGGCGTCCGCCAGACCCGGACCTTCTTCGTCATGAAGGAAGTGGTCGACAACGCGCCGCTCGATTTCTGA